A single window of Senegalia massiliensis DNA harbors:
- a CDS encoding XdhC family protein has translation MYEIEYIEEVKKEIQMNKKVALAIITDSKGSTPRENGAMMVIKEDESIVGTIGGGKIEYDVLKRAKECLETGESKKYNYELTEKGELGMTCGGQAEIFIKVFNKKNILLIVGGGHIAQRLYKLGEFLDFKTVVFETRKEIIESDIFPGSVELKTGDIIEELNNYPISDNSYIVLVSKGHKDDLKALREVYDSEAKYIGMIGSIRKCKNMIDTLVKEGIEREKLKKVFAPIGLDLGGETPEEIAFSIMSQILAVKNESTAKSMKYNFFK, from the coding sequence ATGTATGAGATTGAATATATTGAAGAAGTTAAAAAAGAAATTCAAATGAATAAAAAAGTGGCACTTGCCATAATAACTGATTCAAAAGGTTCAACCCCTAGAGAAAATGGTGCAATGATGGTAATAAAAGAAGATGAATCAATTGTAGGCACAATAGGGGGAGGGAAAATTGAATATGATGTATTAAAACGTGCTAAAGAATGTTTAGAAACAGGAGAAAGTAAAAAATATAATTATGAACTTACTGAAAAAGGCGAATTAGGTATGACTTGTGGAGGACAAGCTGAAATTTTTATAAAAGTATTTAATAAAAAAAATATATTACTCATAGTAGGTGGAGGTCATATAGCTCAAAGATTATATAAATTAGGTGAATTTCTAGATTTTAAAACAGTAGTATTTGAAACTAGAAAAGAAATAATAGAAAGTGATATTTTTCCAGGTAGTGTAGAACTTAAAACAGGTGATATAATAGAAGAATTAAACAACTATCCAATATCTGACAATTCATATATCGTACTTGTAAGTAAAGGTCATAAAGACGATTTAAAGGCTTTGAGAGAAGTTTATGATAGTGAAGCTAAATATATAGGTATGATAGGAAGTATAAGAAAATGCAAAAATATGATTGACACTTTAGTTAAAGAAGGTATAGAAAGAGAAAAATTAAAAAAAGTATTTGCCCCAATAGGATTGGATCTTGGGGGAGAAACCCCAGAAGAAATTGCATTTTCTATAATGAGTCAAATCTTAGCTGTAAAAAATGAATCAACAGCTAAAAGTATGAAGTATAACTTTTTTAAATAA
- the galT gene encoding UDP-glucose--hexose-1-phosphate uridylyltransferase, whose translation MSKTDISYEMERLLNFAYQNDMIEKLDMVQMRNNLMELLKIEEPYNGEFKDEILHSPVDILENILDYAYEEGIIERNTTSMRDLLDAKIMGILIPRQSDIANKFWSTEKNSGIEKATKDYYKMSKASNYIRMDRINKNLYWKTNTEYGDLEITINLSKPEKDPKDIALAKLQAKKSYPKCLLCLENVGYKGGINHPARQNHRVIPIKLNDENWYMQYSPYVYYNEHSIIFKETHEPMSITKNTFNRLLDFIEKVPHYFIGSNADLPIVGGSILSHEHFQGGNHKFAMEKANIELQFKSNEFKNVKIGIVKWPMSVIRLSGKDKKDIVELSSKLLNSWRNYNDENIDILSFSEGEPHNTITPIARKNSNDEYELDLVLRNNRTNEKYTKGIFHPHQRLHHIKKENIGLIEVMGLAVLPGRLEKEIEKIEDILLNNKLIDNLEQYEQIQKHKDWIIELVDKYGTINNTDKAREILEKEVGMKFLDVLKDAGVYKRTQEGKKAFIRFMKYNNFDIIG comes from the coding sequence TTGAGTAAGACAGATATATCGTATGAAATGGAAAGATTATTAAATTTTGCATATCAAAATGATATGATTGAAAAGTTAGACATGGTTCAAATGAGAAATAATTTAATGGAGTTATTGAAAATTGAAGAACCTTATAATGGCGAATTTAAAGATGAAATATTACATAGTCCTGTAGATATATTAGAAAATATATTGGATTATGCCTATGAAGAAGGAATAATAGAAAGAAATACAACATCTATGAGAGACTTATTAGATGCAAAGATTATGGGGATATTAATTCCACGACAATCAGATATTGCAAATAAATTTTGGAGTACTGAAAAAAATTCTGGAATAGAAAAAGCTACTAAAGATTATTATAAAATGTCAAAGGCGTCTAATTATATAAGAATGGATAGAATAAATAAAAACTTATACTGGAAGACAAATACAGAATATGGTGATTTAGAAATTACTATAAATCTATCTAAACCAGAAAAAGATCCAAAGGATATTGCACTTGCAAAACTGCAAGCAAAAAAATCATATCCTAAATGTCTATTATGTTTAGAAAATGTAGGATATAAAGGTGGAATAAATCATCCAGCACGTCAAAATCATAGGGTCATACCTATAAAATTAAATGATGAAAATTGGTATATGCAATATTCGCCATATGTTTATTATAATGAACATAGTATTATATTTAAAGAAACTCATGAACCTATGAGTATTACAAAAAATACTTTTAATAGGTTATTAGATTTTATAGAAAAGGTACCACACTATTTTATAGGTTCAAATGCAGATTTGCCAATTGTAGGAGGTTCTATACTTAGTCATGAGCATTTTCAAGGTGGAAATCATAAATTTGCTATGGAAAAAGCTAATATAGAGTTACAGTTTAAATCTAATGAATTCAAAAATGTTAAGATAGGCATAGTAAAATGGCCAATGTCAGTTATTAGATTATCTGGGAAAGATAAAAAAGATATAGTGGAGTTATCATCTAAGCTATTAAATTCTTGGAGGAATTATAACGATGAAAATATAGATATACTATCTTTTTCAGAAGGAGAACCTCATAATACTATAACTCCTATAGCAAGAAAGAATTCAAATGATGAATATGAATTAGATTTGGTTTTAAGAAATAATAGAACAAATGAAAAGTACACAAAAGGAATTTTTCATCCTCATCAAAGACTACATCATATAAAGAAAGAAAATATAGGATTAATTGAAGTTATGGGACTTGCAGTACTTCCAGGAAGACTTGAAAAAGAAATAGAAAAAATTGAAGATATTCTTTTAAATAATAAACTTATAGATAACTTAGAACAATATGAGCAAATACAAAAACATAAGGATTGGATAATTGAGTTAGTAGATAAATATGGTACTATAAATAATACAGATAAAGCAAGAGAGATATTAGAAAAAGAAGTTGGAATGAAGTTTTTAGATGTATTAAAAGATGCTGGAGTATATAAAAGAACCCAAGAAGGGAAAAAAGCTTTTATTAGATTTATGAAATATAATAATTTTGATATTATTGGTTAA
- a CDS encoding AEC family transporter, whose product MGEIISKVIPIFLLIALGYIIKQKNLVKQESMDEFKNGVINIALPALLFITFRDMTLKKEYFLVIFVVFILLIILYIIGNLLNRIKSISHPLVPFIVTSFTFGLLGIPLFSSVFGVENLEKISIFGVAHEFFIWFIFYTLLKMKFNNERFSIDTIKGFLNSPLIISIILGLLLNIMKLEKIFFENTLFMGVDITLNYLSSLATPIILIIIGFGLKINKIYIKQSMKLFLIRIITILIMGYIFKIFIINRIITNDPLFDYAYFTFLILPPPYSLSIFVDKYANREYSEIANNVVVIHTIACITIFVLFVLTFVGENLY is encoded by the coding sequence ATGGGAGAAATTATATCAAAAGTAATACCAATATTTTTGCTTATAGCACTTGGGTATATTATAAAACAAAAAAACTTAGTTAAACAAGAATCGATGGATGAATTTAAAAATGGAGTCATAAATATAGCACTACCTGCATTATTATTTATTACTTTTAGAGATATGACTCTTAAAAAGGAGTATTTTTTAGTTATATTCGTAGTATTTATATTACTTATTATATTATATATTATAGGTAATTTATTAAATAGAATTAAATCTATATCTCATCCATTAGTGCCATTTATAGTTACTTCATTTACTTTTGGACTTTTAGGAATACCTTTATTTAGCTCTGTATTTGGAGTTGAAAATTTAGAAAAAATATCAATATTTGGAGTAGCTCATGAATTCTTTATATGGTTTATATTTTATACCTTATTAAAAATGAAATTTAATAATGAAAGATTTTCCATAGATACAATTAAAGGTTTTTTAAATTCACCTCTTATAATTTCAATTATTTTAGGATTATTGTTAAATATTATGAAGTTGGAAAAAATATTTTTTGAAAACACCCTTTTTATGGGAGTAGATATTACATTAAATTATTTATCAAGTCTTGCAACTCCTATTATACTTATTATTATAGGGTTTGGACTTAAAATAAATAAAATATACATAAAACAAAGTATGAAATTATTCCTTATAAGAATTATAACTATACTAATTATGGGATATATTTTTAAAATATTTATAATAAACAGAATTATAACTAACGATCCGTTATTTGATTATGCCTACTTTACATTTTTAATATTACCACCACCCTATTCATTATCCATATTTGTAGATAAATATGCTAATAGAGAATATAGTGAAATAGCGAATAATGTAGTTGTAATTCATACAATAGCATGTATTACAATTTTTGTATTATTTGTTTTAACATTTGTAGGGGAAAATCTATATTAA
- the yqeB gene encoding selenium-dependent molybdenum cofactor biosynthesis protein YqeB: MLVIIRGAGDIATGIGHRLYMSGFDVIFLEKENPSMVRRKVSFSEAVYEDEITIENLTGKLSDSKYKSLNLIKKGIVPVMIDPYGKYIEEFKPKIIVDGILAKKNIGTYKDMAEIVIGVGPGFSAGEDVHTVVETKRGHMLGRVIYKGIPEPNTGIPGNIEGFTEERVLRAKSYGNIKVLKDIGTLVEKGDIVATIGECQIETKISGVIRGMIRDKYYVYKGMKIGDVDPRGEAKYSYQISDKARSVAGGVLEAIMYNLYRKNNNEIK; encoded by the coding sequence ATGCTAGTAATAATAAGAGGTGCAGGAGATATAGCTACAGGAATAGGGCATAGATTATATATGAGTGGCTTTGATGTTATATTTTTAGAAAAAGAAAACCCATCTATGGTTAGAAGGAAAGTTTCTTTTTCAGAAGCCGTATATGAAGATGAAATTACTATAGAAAATTTAACTGGAAAATTATCAGATTCAAAATATAAATCTTTAAACTTAATTAAAAAAGGGATAGTTCCAGTAATGATAGACCCTTATGGAAAATATATAGAAGAGTTTAAACCTAAAATAATAGTAGATGGAATACTTGCAAAAAAGAATATAGGAACATATAAAGATATGGCTGAGATTGTAATAGGTGTAGGACCTGGATTTTCTGCAGGTGAAGATGTTCATACAGTAGTAGAAACCAAAAGAGGTCATATGTTAGGAAGAGTAATTTATAAAGGAATACCTGAGCCAAATACAGGAATTCCTGGAAATATTGAAGGTTTTACAGAGGAAAGAGTGCTTAGAGCAAAATCTTATGGAAATATAAAAGTATTAAAAGATATAGGAACTTTAGTTGAAAAAGGAGATATAGTAGCTACTATAGGTGAATGTCAAATAGAGACAAAAATATCAGGTGTAATTAGAGGTATGATTAGGGATAAGTATTATGTATATAAAGGCATGAAAATAGGAGATGTAGATCCTAGAGGAGAAGCGAAATATAGCTACCAAATATCAGATAAAGCACGTTCAGTAGCTGGAGGAGTATTAGAAGCTATAATGTATAATTTATATAGGAAAAACAATAATGAGATTAAGTGA
- a CDS encoding nucleotidyltransferase family protein has translation MITAIIMVSGFSKRMTCDKLFLKVNSETLIERTIKKVKGSEVDDIIIIYRDKRIKDIAKNQGIISIYNNNAEKGQSESIKLGIKEADERTKGFIFFVGDQPFLSIEVINKIIIEFKKKTEKIIIPLYNGKRGNPIIFPAYLKKELLLINGDIGGREVIKDNFDIVNYIKIHDKYLGIDIDTIEDYKKIIDKGE, from the coding sequence ATGATAACAGCTATAATAATGGTATCAGGATTTTCAAAGAGAATGACTTGTGATAAATTATTTTTAAAAGTGAACTCTGAAACTTTAATAGAGAGAACAATAAAAAAGGTTAAAGGTTCTGAAGTTGATGACATAATTATCATTTATAGGGATAAGAGAATAAAAGATATTGCTAAAAATCAAGGTATTATTTCAATATATAATAATAATGCAGAAAAAGGACAAAGTGAATCTATAAAACTAGGAATAAAAGAAGCAGATGAAAGAACAAAAGGTTTCATATTTTTTGTAGGAGATCAACCTTTTTTATCAATAGAAGTTATAAATAAGATTATAATTGAATTTAAGAAAAAGACAGAAAAAATAATAATTCCTCTTTATAATGGTAAAAGAGGAAATCCTATTATATTTCCAGCTTATTTGAAAAAAGAGTTATTATTGATTAATGGGGATATAGGAGGGAGAGAAGTGATAAAAGATAACTTTGATATTGTAAATTACATAAAAATTCATGATAAATATCTAGGTATAGATATAGATACAATTGAAGATTATAAAAAAATAATAGATAAAGGAGAATAA
- a CDS encoding DUF4474 domain-containing protein, whose protein sequence is MLNNIDFSYVISFFLLFIILMIIVYKKYKEYSKNLFDKYKTPFDKEKIDEIIDISGYSYDETQDIFFSNIDAWQRKMGYCRLYDEAAAPLGMIIDCEPIYFEYDNKRWLIEFWKGQYDLCTGAEIGIYYTTGPDLDIPDFFNGTFYNAVKDEDFLEMSFVLKKNNRTILKRKSSHWWLTGFRVGEFSEPEELTMDIKIVFKNRDMTNNFIKGLRNANYSNTEIIQRGNIIRLKFDKPHVEQPYTRNEKTDKVIQFKNKELCDKYELLTEPYDTFPEKLDILYKKSPDLYKEVLNIGRPKKLIEIYKEIQKYIDSKEED, encoded by the coding sequence ATGTTAAATAATATAGATTTTTCTTATGTTATATCATTTTTTTTGTTATTTATTATTTTAATGATAATAGTTTATAAAAAATACAAAGAATATAGTAAAAATTTATTTGATAAATATAAAACCCCATTTGATAAAGAAAAGATAGATGAAATTATAGATATAAGTGGATATTCTTATGATGAAACACAAGATATATTTTTTTCTAATATAGATGCTTGGCAAAGAAAAATGGGATATTGTAGATTATATGATGAAGCTGCTGCACCACTAGGTATGATAATAGATTGTGAGCCAATATATTTTGAATATGATAATAAAAGGTGGTTAATAGAATTTTGGAAAGGACAATATGATTTGTGTACTGGAGCTGAAATTGGCATATATTATACTACAGGTCCAGATTTAGATATACCTGATTTTTTTAATGGTACTTTTTATAATGCTGTAAAGGATGAAGATTTCCTTGAAATGTCTTTTGTTCTGAAAAAAAATAATAGAACAATTCTTAAAAGAAAATCTAGTCATTGGTGGTTAACAGGGTTTAGAGTTGGAGAATTTTCTGAACCAGAAGAACTTACTATGGATATAAAAATTGTATTTAAAAATAGAGATATGACTAATAACTTCATAAAAGGATTAAGAAATGCTAATTATTCAAATACTGAAATAATTCAAAGAGGTAATATAATTAGATTGAAATTTGATAAGCCTCACGTAGAACAACCTTATACTAGAAATGAAAAAACAGATAAAGTTATTCAATTTAAAAATAAAGAATTATGTGATAAATATGAGTTATTAACAGAACCATATGATACCTTCCCAGAAAAATTAGATATATTATATAAAAAGTCACCTGATTTATATAAAGAAGTTTTAAATATAGGTAGACCTAAAAAGTTAATTGAAATATATAAAGAAATCCAGAAATATATTGATAGCAAAGAGGAAGACTAA
- the yqeC gene encoding selenium cofactor biosynthesis protein YqeC gives MRLSDGLNIKKKDLISIVGAGGKTSVMFQLAKECKDKNLKVFVTTTTKIYYPTEDFIDNMFLLNKERIDITKIKNGTITIIGEYISTENKLIGVDKSFIDEIYRRNIFDLIIVESDGAKRKTIKAPNYNEPLIPSLTTKVIGIIGVDAIGMLLNNKNVHRVDEFSSVTGTKIGEIISNNSIKKLVVSKDGLFKNSPKNTKKILILNKADDKELQIKACKLLRSIAKETIDLKYILVISIYNNYCRRCEL, from the coding sequence ATGAGATTAAGTGATGGATTAAATATAAAAAAGAAAGATTTGATATCTATAGTAGGAGCTGGAGGTAAAACTTCAGTTATGTTTCAACTAGCAAAAGAATGCAAAGATAAAAATTTAAAAGTATTTGTAACTACAACTACTAAAATATACTATCCAACAGAAGATTTTATAGATAATATGTTTTTATTAAATAAAGAAAGGATAGATATAACTAAAATAAAAAATGGAACTATTACAATTATAGGAGAATATATATCAACAGAAAACAAATTAATAGGTGTAGATAAAAGTTTTATAGATGAAATATATAGAAGAAATATCTTTGATTTAATAATAGTGGAATCAGATGGGGCAAAAAGAAAAACTATAAAAGCTCCTAATTATAATGAACCATTAATTCCAAGTCTAACTACAAAGGTAATAGGCATTATAGGCGTAGATGCTATAGGGATGTTATTAAACAATAAAAATGTTCATAGAGTAGATGAGTTTTCATCTGTAACAGGCACCAAAATAGGTGAAATTATAAGTAATAATTCAATAAAAAAATTAGTAGTATCTAAAGATGGATTATTTAAAAATAGTCCTAAAAATACAAAAAAAATACTTATACTAAATAAAGCTGATGACAAAGAGCTTCAAATAAAGGCATGTAAATTATTAAGAAGTATAGCTAAAGAAACTATAGATTTAAAGTATATATTGGTAATAAGCATTTACAATAATTATTGTAGAAGGTGTGAACTATGA